A region from the Triticum urartu cultivar G1812 chromosome 1, Tu2.1, whole genome shotgun sequence genome encodes:
- the LOC125543556 gene encoding PGR5-like protein 1A, chloroplastic isoform X2, whose translation MAAAAAAPVAPGNGRLGRPRAPRVGLRICAAAAAGAGEGPSCLYVGPIETASQEMLEALYRQARDSYYSGQPLIVDDMFDKVELKLRVYGSPSVIKYPRCSLKRQSAYADAEEDHSMFMALSSIWTLLLLLGTSAFLVPSFYTLSLAFGDAFGARSLFSAAKSLDGITRVNHMVLIGLGYLIGYPVASASVGALQGLLTNNVVALKGSCPNCGEQVFAFVKTDKSIKAPHKAECHVCECPLEYRTKVEDTYLNENFKFITETKFRFGSLEISFWT comes from the exons atggccgccgccgccgcggccccgGTGGCCCCCGGGAACGGGCGCCTCGGCCGGCCGCGGGCGCCCCGGGTGGGGCTGCGCATctgtgcggcggcggcggcgggggcgggggaGGGGCCGTCGTGCCTCTACGTCGGGCCCATCGAGACCGCCAGCCAGGAGATGCTCGAGGCGCTCTACCGCCAG GCCAGGGATTCCTACTACAGTGGCCAGCCTCTGATTGTCGACGACATGTTCGACAAAGTTGAG TTGAAGCTCCGGGTCTACGGCTCCCCGTCGGTCATAAAATACCCCCGCTGCAGCCTCAAGCGACAGTCGGCGTACGCGGACGCCGAG GAGGACCACTCGATGTTTATGGCACTGTCGAGCATCTGGACACTGCTGCTCCTGCTTGGTACCTCGGCGTTCCTGGTTCCAAGCTTCTACACTCTGAGCCTGGCGTTCGGGGACGCATTCGGAGCAAGGTCTCTCTTCTCTGCTGCTAAGTCGCTTGACGGGATAACAAGGGTGAACCACATGGTTTTGATCGGACTAGGCTATCTGATTGGCTATCCGGTTGCATCCGCGTCAG TTGGTGCATTGCAAGGCCTGTTGACAAACAATGTGGTTGCACTAAAAGGCTCTTGCCCCAATTGCGGTGAGCAG GTGTTTGCATTTGTGAAGACGGATAAATCCATTAAAGCACCCCACAAGGCAGAATGCCATGTCTGCGAGTGTCCATTGGAGTACCGTACTAAAGTCGAG GACACATACTTGAATGAAAATTTCAAATTTATAACTGAGACAAAATTCAGATTTGGAAGTCTTG AGATCTCTTTCTGGACCTAG
- the LOC125543556 gene encoding PGR5-like protein 1A, chloroplastic isoform X1 — protein sequence MAAAAAAPVAPGNGRLGRPRAPRVGLRICAAAAAGAGEGPSCLYVGPIETASQEMLEALYRQARDSYYSGQPLIVDDMFDKVELKLRVYGSPSVIKYPRCSLKRQSAYADAEEDHSMFMALSSIWTLLLLLGTSAFLVPSFYTLSLAFGDAFGARSLFSAAKSLDGITRVNHMVLIGLGYLIGYPVASASVGALQGLLTNNVVALKGSCPNCGEQVFAFVKTDKSIKAPHKAECHVCECPLEYRTKVERSLSGPRRSWVYGRVYMVKQGHLRKRRWIKD from the exons atggccgccgccgccgcggccccgGTGGCCCCCGGGAACGGGCGCCTCGGCCGGCCGCGGGCGCCCCGGGTGGGGCTGCGCATctgtgcggcggcggcggcgggggcgggggaGGGGCCGTCGTGCCTCTACGTCGGGCCCATCGAGACCGCCAGCCAGGAGATGCTCGAGGCGCTCTACCGCCAG GCCAGGGATTCCTACTACAGTGGCCAGCCTCTGATTGTCGACGACATGTTCGACAAAGTTGAG TTGAAGCTCCGGGTCTACGGCTCCCCGTCGGTCATAAAATACCCCCGCTGCAGCCTCAAGCGACAGTCGGCGTACGCGGACGCCGAG GAGGACCACTCGATGTTTATGGCACTGTCGAGCATCTGGACACTGCTGCTCCTGCTTGGTACCTCGGCGTTCCTGGTTCCAAGCTTCTACACTCTGAGCCTGGCGTTCGGGGACGCATTCGGAGCAAGGTCTCTCTTCTCTGCTGCTAAGTCGCTTGACGGGATAACAAGGGTGAACCACATGGTTTTGATCGGACTAGGCTATCTGATTGGCTATCCGGTTGCATCCGCGTCAG TTGGTGCATTGCAAGGCCTGTTGACAAACAATGTGGTTGCACTAAAAGGCTCTTGCCCCAATTGCGGTGAGCAG GTGTTTGCATTTGTGAAGACGGATAAATCCATTAAAGCACCCCACAAGGCAGAATGCCATGTCTGCGAGTGTCCATTGGAGTACCGTACTAAAGTCGAG AGATCTCTTTCTGGACCTAGAAGAAGTTGGGTTTATGGCCGGGTTTATATGGTGAAGCAAGGACATCTTAGGAAAAGGAGATGGATCAAAGACTAG
- the LOC125543530 gene encoding kinetochore protein SPC25 homolog, whose protein sequence is MDQPRSRMAEDLAAQRAACERRISAGRDRFASASAAVRTAALSARSGARQFHSRREDLDGFKKRLRDLGADLGQALSDKLRAESKCERVRESISASAGTSEQLSSLITEQRNRREWLATVISNVLEAVEALEATSDEDDTWRKDIEKSLCWYQNLLGFQAVDGGEGVKFVFDKVDLQSPEKEFSFSLKFDSDRYTSVLRCSPPVEDSEELMKDLNLTNDLVKFVRIIRQRFQAAALNGDLPVSPSVCSDASAIPISTPVIKSVDSRSKNDRDRSNSQSKNRKPALPAKRKASVLSAASPGSVRRSTRFVGNEGVTS, encoded by the exons ATGGACCAGCCGCGGTCGAGGATGGCGGAGGACCTGGCGGCGCAGCGGGCGGCGTGCGAGCGGCGGATCTCCGCCGGCCGAGACCGCTTCGCCTCCGCCTCGGCGGCCGTCCGCACCGCCGCCCTCTCCGCCCGATCCGGCGCCCGCCAGTTCCACTCCCGCCGAG AGGACCTCGATGGATTCAAGAAGCGGCTGCGGGACCTGGGAGCTGACCTAGGGCAAGCCCTGTCCG ACAAACTACGCGCTGAGTCGAAATGCGAGCGCGTCAGGGAGTCGATTTCAGCCTCGGCTGGTACGAGTGAGCAGCTCAGTAGCCTGATTACCGAGCAAAGGAACAGGAGAGAGTGGCTTGCCACGGTCATATCGAATGTGCTCGAGG CTGTCGAGGCTCTTGAAGCAACGAGCGATGAAGATGATACATGGAGGAAAGACATAGAAAAATCTCTATGCTGGTATCAAAACTTGCTTGGCTTCCAGGCTGTCGATGGAGGAGAAG GCGTGAAATTTGTATTTGACAAGGTTGACTTGCAAAGTCCTGAGAaggagttttcattttcgttaAAGTTTGACAGTGATAGATATACCT CAGTACTTCGATGTAGTCCACCCGTGGAAGATTCTGAGGAACTGATGAAGGATTTGAACCTCACTAACGATCTAGTCAAGTTTGTAAGAATAATCCGACAGAGGTTCCAGGCTGCTGCTTTGAATG GGGATCTTCCTGTAAGCCCATCTGTTTGTTCAGATGCTTCCGCTATACCCATCTCAACTCCGGTGATAAAGTCAGTTGACTCCAGAAGCAAAAATGATAGAGATAGAAGTAATTCTCAAAGTAAGAACAGGAAGCCGGCTCTTCCTGCTAAGAGAAAAGCTTCTGTCCTATCGGCAGCATCTCCTGGTTCTGTGCGTCGCTCCACGCGTTTTGTG GGGAACGAGGGAGTCACCAGCTGA
- the LOC125543541 gene encoding respirasome Complex Assembly Factor 1-like: MAKAKPSSAAKKQAAKSQGAQQGGGAGHAAPSGLARYLDPEAPWDKDQLLDAVHWIRQAVALACGLLWGAVPLVGAPWIVLFVAISSGIIYWYYAHLLKVDEEEFGGHGALLQEGMFASFTLFLLSWILVYSLVHF, translated from the exons ATGGCGAAGGCGAAGCCGTCGTCGGCGGCGAAGAAGCAGGCGGCGAAGAGCCAGGGGGCTCAGCAGGGCGGCGGGGCCGGGCACGCGGCGCCGTCCGGGCTCGCGCGGTACCTCGACCCGGAGGCGCCGTGGGACAAGGACCAGCTGCTGGACGCCGTGCACTGGATCCGCCAGGCCGTGGCGCTCGCCTGCGGCCTCCTCTGGGGCGCCGTCCCGCTCGTCGGCGCCCCCTGGATCGTCCT GTTCGTGGCCATTTCTTCTGGCATAATTTACTGGTACTATGCGCACCTATTGAAGGTCGACGAGGAAGAATTCGGAGGCCATGGCGCGCTGCTTCAGGAGGGGATGTTCGCATCTTTCACCCTTTTCCTG CTTTCATGGATCCTTGTGtacagtttggttcacttttga